Genomic window ([Empedobacter] haloabium):
ACGACGGCCTTGCCGGGCGAGCGCGTCACCTGGAACACCGACGCCTTGACCTGCGTGAACTCGTCCAGCTGCAGGTAGACGGGCGCGCCGTAGAAGAAGCTGTCCGACAGCGCATTGGTCGCCAGTTGCAGGAAGCGCGCGTGCTGCTCGTCGGCCTTGGCCGGCGCCAGGCCGTCCTTGGCGCGTGCCACCTGCCACAGCTCCCACAGGGTGCCGTTCAGGATCTTCATGAAGATGTCGGCCGCCTTTTCCTGCTCGGCCGCCGGCACCTTTTCCAGGAAGCGGCTGACGGCGACAAAGCCGGCCGCCTGTGCATTGCCGGCAAAGATCTCCAGGCTCTTCGTGGCCGACAGCGCCAGCTGCGATTCCATCGCCTCGGCGCGGCTGGACTGCGGCATCGCGCGGCGCGCATACGCCTGCGCGGCCTGGCTGCGCAGCGCCGGATCGTGCAGCGCGGCGCGCAGGCGCATCCAGTCGCGCACGCTGTGCTCGTCGTCGGCGGGAATGCGCAGGTAGCTGAACGGGTCGGCCGGGCTGGAACGCACGCCCGCCAGGAACACCGTCGCGCCGTCCACCGTGACCGGCTGCATGTAGTTCTGGAACTCGCGCGCCTGGCCGGTCTTGTCGCGCAGCTTGTACTGCACGCTGGGGCCCACGTTCTTCAAGTCCTTGTTGTTGGCGTTCTTCGCCGCGGAGCCCAGCTGGCGGGCGAACGCGCTGTCCAGGCTTTCGCCCTTCTTCACGTCGCGCGCGTCGCGGCTGGCCATGTTCTCCACGTTGAACGGCCGGAAGTCGGTCCACTCGACCGTGTAGGCGTCGTCCAGCTTGGTCGAGGCGCCGACCTCGCCCGCCATGGCGAATTGGCCCGCCTGCGCTCCCGTCATCGGGAAGCCCGTCAGTTTCAGCTTGCTGCCGCCATCCTCGAAGCTGGACTGGTACACGGCCAGGCCCTTGTACACCAGCGGCTTGTTCACTTCGATGGTGGCCGGGAAGGTCTTGCCCGTCTCGTGGTCACGCACCACCACTTCGCTGGCAAACAGCTTCGGCATGCCGGTGCTGTAGAAATCGATATTGAACTTCTTCAGTTCCAGGGTAAAGGGCAGCTGCTGGATCAGCACCCCGTCCGCGCGCGGGATCACGGCCGTGTCGCTGGCCTGCCCTTCCGGCACCATCGCGTTGCCGCGGAAGGTGGGATTGCCCAGGCCGAGGCGGTGCTTGGCCGGAATCTCGGCGATCACGCCGCTGCCCTTGAACGGCTCCTTGCCCAGTACCCATTCCTGCACGCGGATCGGCACGTCCGAATCGAGCAGGCCGCCCACGCAGATGACGACGATGGCGCTGTGCGCGAAGATGTAGCCGAACTTGTTGGCCGCGCCGCGCTTGGCCGCGACCAGCGTGCCGCCGTCCTTGTCCACGATCCTGGTCTGGTAGCCCGCATGGGACAGCCGCGCGGCCGTCTGCTGCGCCAGCGCGGCGCGCGCCAGCGGCGCCTGCCATTCGACCTTGTGATGGAAGTTGCGCAGCGATTGTTCGCGCACGTTCTCGCGCCAGCTGCGCATGTCCTTCATCATCTTCGGCGTGTTGCGAATGATGCACAAGGTGGTGGATGTGACCAGGAACGCCATCATCAGCAGGAACCACCAGGCCGAGTAGACGGCGTACAGCCCGAGCTTGCCGAACACCTCGAACCAGAACGGACCGAACTGGTTGATGTAGTTCGGCATCGGCTGGTTCTGCTGCATGATCGTGCCGATGATGGCGGCGATCGCGATCATCATGAGCAGCGCGATGGCAAAACGCATCGACGACAGCAATTCGAATGCTTCGTTGAGCAGCGGACGGCGGGTATGCAGACGGATTCCGGTGGTCGAGGTGGAGCTCATGCCTTGCTTTGGGTACAGGTGAGTGGAGCGCACTGCATACTAACAAATCGGAAGCCACAAGGGGGGCCGCGCGCCGGCGTGCCTAGCCGCGCGCGCGGAAGCACTAGTCATTCCGGCCAGGTAGGCAATAACAAAAAGGGCAGCCAGCTCGCGCTGCCGCCCTTCCTCGTGTGTTTCCTTCGCCGGCTGCTTATTTCAGGCCCGCCACGTAGTCGGCCACCGCCTTCATCTCGTCGCTGGACATGCGTTCGGCGATCGTCGTCATCTCGGCGCTGTTCTTGCGGCCCTTGGCCTTGAAGCCTTCCAGCTGGGCGATCGTGTAGTCCTGGTGCTGGCCGCCGATGCGCGGATAGCGGGCCGGGTTACCGGCGCCGGCCGGACCGTGGCAGCTGGCGCAGGCCGGCACGTTCTTCTCGGCGATGCCGCCGCGGTAGATCTTCTTGCCCCATTCGACCGTGTCCTTGTTCTTGGCGGCGCCCGGCTTCTGGCCCTGCGTGGACAGGTAGGCGGCGATGTTGCGCTTCTCCGCGTCCGTCAGCATCTTCGAATACATCGTCATCACCGGGTTCTGGCGTTCCGGGGTCGTGAAATCGACCAGCTGCTTGTACAGGTAGCCTTCCGGCTGGCCGGCCAGCTTCGGATTGGCGGCGATCGTCGAATTACCGGCGGCACCGTGGCAGGACACGCAGGC
Coding sequences:
- a CDS encoding cytochrome c biogenesis protein ResB; translation: MSSTSTTGIRLHTRRPLLNEAFELLSSMRFAIALLMMIAIAAIIGTIMQQNQPMPNYINQFGPFWFEVFGKLGLYAVYSAWWFLLMMAFLVTSTTLCIIRNTPKMMKDMRSWRENVREQSLRNFHHKVEWQAPLARAALAQQTAARLSHAGYQTRIVDKDGGTLVAAKRGAANKFGYIFAHSAIVVICVGGLLDSDVPIRVQEWVLGKEPFKGSGVIAEIPAKHRLGLGNPTFRGNAMVPEGQASDTAVIPRADGVLIQQLPFTLELKKFNIDFYSTGMPKLFASEVVVRDHETGKTFPATIEVNKPLVYKGLAVYQSSFEDGGSKLKLTGFPMTGAQAGQFAMAGEVGASTKLDDAYTVEWTDFRPFNVENMASRDARDVKKGESLDSAFARQLGSAAKNANNKDLKNVGPSVQYKLRDKTGQAREFQNYMQPVTVDGATVFLAGVRSSPADPFSYLRIPADDEHSVRDWMRLRAALHDPALRSQAAQAYARRAMPQSSRAEAMESQLALSATKSLEIFAGNAQAAGFVAVSRFLEKVPAAEQEKAADIFMKILNGTLWELWQVARAKDGLAPAKADEQHARFLQLATNALSDSFFYGAPVYLQLDEFTQVKASVFQVTRSPGKAVVYTGCALLVLGVFAMFYIRERRLWVWIRDDDQGAHALMAMSTQRRTLDFDREFDTLKRQLPQSA
- a CDS encoding c-type cytochrome, with product MNRAFTPVVHSIFTALMIFSGTAFAADAAHPAAVKVDPAKGSSLYADGDTARGLPACVSCHGAAGNSTIAANPKLAGQPEGYLYKQLVDFTTPERQNPVMTMYSKMLTDAEKRNIAAYLSTQGQKPGAAKNKDTVEWGKKIYRGGIAEKNVPACASCHGPAGAGNPARYPRIGGQHQDYTIAQLEGFKAKGRKNSAEMTTIAERMSSDEMKAVADYVAGLK